The Pyrus communis chromosome 2, drPyrComm1.1, whole genome shotgun sequence genome includes a window with the following:
- the LOC137724470 gene encoding inactive disease resistance protein RPS4-like — MPESFVGAELWSKNQNLGNLKVIELSFCVHLTEVPDLSRSKKIEHIVLFGCDRLVRIPSYFKDLDKLRWLNLGQCISLEFLPELPVLCCLEASGCTSLKTVSSSRNSLTQAWDKYELFRGRFNFVDCRNLDENARTNIMADTQLRIMRVATGPLKTQQHKEEEIVMEMTSSIPTSCRTLGSTVSARTLVSTVCAGNEIPNWFCHQNEGSSITIKLPRNWYYTDFLGFALSVVLGRYVFHKDLMLVQF; from the exons ATGCCCGAAAGCTTTGTTGGGGCAGAACTTTGGAGTAAAAACCAG AATCTTGGGAACTTAAAAGTGATTGAACTAAGTTTTTGCGTGCATCTGACTGAAGTTCCAGATCTCTCTCGCAGTAAAAAAATTGAGCATATAGTGCTTTTTGGGTGTGATAGATTGGTTCGAATTCCTTCTTATTTTAAAGATCTTGACAAGCTTAGATGGCTGAATCTGGGACAGTGCATAAGTCTAGAATTCTTACCAGAACTCCCAGTGCTATGTTGTCTTGAAGCAAGTGGCTGCACTTCACTGAAGACAGTTTCGAGTTCAAGAAATTCACTCACACAAGCTTGGGATAAATATGAATTATTTCGAGGGCGTTTTAACTTTGTTGATTGCcgaaacttggacgaaaatgcaaGGACCAATATAATGGCTGACACACAGTTAAGAATTATGCGAGTGGCAACTGGGCCATTGAAAACTCAGcaacataaagaagaagaaattgtcATG GAAATGACTTCATCTATCCCTACCTCTTGTCGGACTTTAGGTAGCACCGTCTCTGCTCGGACTTTAGTTAGCACTGTATGTGCAGGAAATGAAATTCCAAATTGGTTCTGCCATCAAAATGAAGGATCTTCGATAACTATCAAGCTTCCTCGAAATTGGTATTATAcagattttttgggttttgctctATCTGTTGTTCTCGGTCGCTATGTCTTTCATAAAGATCTGATGCTCGTGCAATTTTAA